One genomic window of Bacillus mycoides includes the following:
- a CDS encoding YfmQ family protein, whose product MTTWFIVLLVVFGAFKIIVSSLPNSVIESIISRYETHPQLDEENVTVTINGNSLEGDKKSQIITDFNEGLFLDRYYAPPQNEGTPLIINAKRGKKDFTFYIYSHEEHVDVVKQHKKKVVAYSLRSKNLQNSDMFVSADLA is encoded by the coding sequence ATGACGACTTGGTTTATTGTACTGTTAGTTGTATTTGGGGCATTTAAAATTATCGTTTCTAGTCTTCCAAACTCCGTTATTGAATCAATTATTAGCCGATATGAAACACATCCGCAACTTGATGAAGAGAATGTTACTGTAACGATCAATGGAAATAGCTTAGAAGGCGATAAGAAATCTCAAATTATTACTGATTTTAACGAAGGTCTATTTTTAGATCGTTATTATGCACCACCACAAAATGAGGGAACTCCTTTAATTATCAATGCAAAACGTGGTAAAAAGGATTTTACATTTTATATTTATAGTCATGAAGAACATGTTGATGTTGTAAAACAACATAAAAAGAAAGTAGTTGCTTATAGTTTACGCTCTAAAAACCTACAAAATAGTGATATGTTCGTGTCAGCTGATTTAGCTTAA
- a CDS encoding serine hydrolase, whose translation MRGLKVVGIIAGITIVGCIAFFSVKEYVNSKEDPSYVLNYIKEHKDDKTASLIVKRNGEILTSLNENEKLPLASMSKIVIAIEYAKQVAEGKVRKDEQISLKELEKYYVKNTDGGAHPVWLDDVKARGLVNNGQTSLEEVVKGMIQYSSNANASYLLDKLGTARVNESLKELGLNSHEEFYPAYTAALYMRGYVEKEMHIPQNKALDKLRNMSNDEYVKHVWQIHEWMKDEKEWGKREISLKADMDSQRIWSDRLVSANAKDYMSLMEKINSRGYFPKSMQDEIDNVFKGTVENNKLEYAGQKGGSTAFVLTKSLYSTDKKGNKVEVVIMFNDIDNQITYQKLRNNIDYFIQEVITDEESKIKL comes from the coding sequence ATGAGAGGGTTAAAAGTTGTTGGAATTATAGCTGGAATTACTATAGTAGGTTGTATAGCTTTCTTTTCAGTGAAGGAATATGTCAATTCAAAAGAAGATCCTAGTTATGTGCTAAATTATATAAAAGAACATAAGGATGATAAAACAGCTTCTTTAATCGTTAAAAGAAATGGTGAGATATTAACATCACTAAATGAAAATGAAAAATTACCACTAGCAAGTATGTCGAAAATCGTTATAGCAATTGAATATGCTAAGCAAGTGGCCGAAGGAAAGGTAAGAAAAGACGAGCAGATTTCATTGAAAGAATTAGAAAAATACTACGTGAAGAATACTGATGGTGGTGCACACCCTGTATGGCTAGATGATGTAAAAGCTAGAGGGTTAGTGAACAATGGGCAAACTTCTTTAGAGGAAGTAGTTAAAGGAATGATTCAATATAGTTCGAATGCGAACGCATCATATTTATTGGACAAGCTTGGAACAGCACGTGTGAATGAAAGTTTGAAAGAGTTAGGCTTAAATAGTCACGAGGAATTTTATCCGGCGTATACAGCGGCATTGTATATGAGGGGGTATGTTGAAAAAGAAATGCATATTCCTCAAAATAAAGCATTGGACAAGCTACGTAATATGTCTAATGATGAATATGTTAAGCATGTATGGCAAATACATGAATGGATGAAAGACGAGAAAGAATGGGGAAAACGGGAGATATCGTTAAAAGCCGATATGGACTCCCAACGTATTTGGTCAGATCGATTAGTGAGTGCAAATGCTAAAGATTATATGAGTTTAATGGAGAAGATAAATAGTAGGGGATATTTCCCAAAGTCAATGCAAGATGAAATTGATAATGTTTTTAAAGGAACAGTTGAAAATAATAAGTTGGAATATGCTGGTCAAAAAGGTGGTTCTACCGCATTCGTATTGACAAAAAGCTTGTATAGTACGGATAAGAAGGGAAATAAGGTTGAGGTTGTAATAATGTTTAATGATATAGATAATCAAATTACATACCAAAAGCTTAGAAATAATATAGATTACTTCATTCAAGAGGTTATAACAGATGAAGAATCCAAAATAAAGTTATAA
- a CDS encoding histidine phosphatase family protein has protein sequence MTTIYFVRHAHSTYTKEERERPLSEKGWLDAQNITSLLKDEKIDVVISSPYERAIQTVEGIANANKLSIQLEEDLRERLLSKEPVQDFNDAIQNVWEDWTFAYEGGESNDVAQRRAVLCMQNILKKYKGKNIVIGTHGNIMVLLMNYFDSKYDFQFWKTLHMPDVYKLTFNSDRLVSAERIENIGHQINNL, from the coding sequence ATGACTACAATATATTTCGTTCGCCATGCCCACTCTACATATACAAAAGAAGAACGGGAACGCCCCTTATCTGAGAAGGGTTGGTTAGATGCACAAAACATAACAAGCTTGTTAAAAGATGAGAAGATTGATGTTGTTATTTCTAGTCCATACGAAAGAGCGATTCAGACCGTTGAAGGAATTGCGAATGCAAATAAACTATCAATACAATTGGAAGAAGATTTACGGGAAAGGTTATTAAGTAAAGAACCAGTACAGGATTTTAATGATGCTATTCAGAATGTGTGGGAAGATTGGACTTTTGCATACGAAGGCGGAGAATCGAATGATGTAGCGCAAAGACGTGCTGTATTATGTATGCAAAATATATTAAAAAAATATAAGGGGAAGAATATTGTAATAGGTACTCATGGGAATATTATGGTTTTACTTATGAATTATTTTGATTCGAAATATGATTTTCAGTTTTGGAAAACACTTCATATGCCCGATGTGTACAAATTAACTTTTAACAGTGATAGGCTAGTTTCTGCTGAAAGAATAGAGAATATTGGTCATCAGATAAATAATTTGTAA
- a CDS encoding alpha/beta fold hydrolase, whose product MCLVYRLYLPKSISSLGGITINRSVKIFGQNVEVYMRGSSKQTVVIQTGMGCSFYDWLPIIEKLSQNFTVISYHRPGYGESELGTNPRTTIQAAKELHMLLHELAIYEPIILIGHSYGGLCAQHFAILHEDQIKALILVDSTSMNLHRLDELHLPISDQTDSDDTWLQKYHTYSNIDADALYTELKPMLVNTTKQHIKFSTSPSLYKATASELSEWKYCARSIKKQHKTLEIPLIVIGRDPQYSIAQLIEGGMPKEEATQLEDMWQELIREQLHLSINSKYILAEHAGHGIENDRPDIIIQVIQSLHTKKGSN is encoded by the coding sequence ATGTGCCTGGTGTATCGTCTTTACTTGCCAAAAAGTATTTCAAGCTTAGGGGGAATTACTATTAATAGATCAGTAAAGATATTTGGACAAAATGTAGAAGTATATATGAGAGGTAGTAGTAAACAAACTGTAGTCATTCAAACAGGAATGGGATGCTCATTTTATGATTGGCTTCCTATTATAGAAAAGCTTTCACAAAACTTTACAGTCATTTCATATCATCGCCCAGGTTACGGAGAAAGTGAGCTAGGAACTAATCCACGTACAACAATACAAGCTGCAAAGGAACTACATATGCTGCTACATGAACTAGCTATTTACGAGCCAATCATTTTAATTGGTCATTCCTATGGAGGTTTATGCGCACAACATTTTGCGATATTACATGAGGATCAAATTAAAGCACTTATTTTAGTTGATTCTACTTCCATGAACTTACACCGATTAGATGAGCTTCATTTACCGATTTCTGATCAAACTGATTCTGACGATACTTGGCTACAAAAATATCATACTTACTCCAACATCGATGCAGACGCGCTTTATACTGAACTAAAACCTATGCTCGTCAATACAACAAAACAGCATATCAAATTTTCTACATCTCCTTCATTATATAAAGCGACAGCTTCTGAACTGTCCGAGTGGAAATATTGTGCTCGCTCAATAAAAAAACAACATAAAACATTAGAAATACCATTAATCGTTATCGGTAGAGATCCTCAATATTCTATTGCTCAATTGATTGAGGGCGGTATGCCAAAAGAAGAAGCTACACAACTTGAAGATATGTGGCAAGAACTTATTCGTGAACAATTACACCTCTCAATAAACAGCAAATATATTCTTGCCGAACATGCTGGTCACGGAATAGAAAATGATCGACCAGATATTATCATTCAAGTCATTCAATCTTTACACACAAAAAAAGGAAGCAACTAA
- a CDS encoding DUF3147 family protein — translation MHFLVKVIVSALIIGGVTEFAKYYSTLGGFIAALPLISLLSLFWISFEGGSKQELSQFALGVLYGFPASALLLFIVYIGLKNSFSLSTSILFGICAWCIVFTCQKVFQA, via the coding sequence ATGCATTTCCTCGTTAAGGTCATCGTCTCCGCCCTCATTATTGGGGGTGTAACCGAATTTGCTAAATACTATAGTACACTTGGTGGCTTTATCGCAGCTCTTCCTCTTATTAGTTTACTTAGTTTATTTTGGATTTCTTTCGAAGGTGGGAGTAAACAAGAGTTAAGTCAATTCGCTTTAGGCGTATTATATGGATTTCCTGCATCTGCACTACTATTATTTATTGTTTATATCGGTTTAAAGAACTCCTTTTCACTTAGTACATCTATACTCTTTGGCATATGTGCCTGGTGTATCGTCTTTACTTGCCAAAAAGTATTTCAAGCTTAG
- a CDS encoding MarR family winged helix-turn-helix transcriptional regulator codes for MKDINPHWETIYYHLRYEYEDNLSHQAIRILQIISRENDITIGKVASELGLSHNTASEHVKRLIQKGFIIKERNKQDERVVNLTLTAEGIEALEKHTLLDKEKIQILESQLSKEEQQLIEKAFSLLAKEAKYAFPR; via the coding sequence ATGAAAGATATTAATCCACATTGGGAGACAATTTACTACCACTTACGATATGAGTATGAAGACAATCTTTCTCACCAAGCAATTCGCATTTTACAAATCATTTCTCGTGAGAATGACATAACAATTGGAAAAGTTGCTTCTGAACTCGGTTTATCTCATAACACAGCGTCTGAACACGTGAAACGCCTTATTCAAAAAGGATTTATCATTAAAGAAAGAAATAAACAAGATGAAAGAGTTGTGAACCTTACATTAACGGCAGAAGGAATTGAAGCATTAGAAAAGCATACTTTGCTAGATAAAGAAAAGATACAAATATTAGAATCACAGTTATCAAAAGAAGAGCAACAACTAATAGAAAAAGCCTTTTCGTTATTAGCTAAGGAGGCAAAATATGCATTTCCTCGTTAA
- a CDS encoding protein phosphatase 2C domain-containing protein, translated as MCKGIHLARERMIAVNTFKWISHEKMYVDQIHVEKCGPLSVGVYGGNQESDAYERGDAVLAWWDPKLEFEFVMIFDTHHKTKNIHYIIEAISEREGQLKELFSYPIHLAFHHTHMYLLALFTDELFIEKCDQDDEELACLICLRKGEFLYWLSVGDCFAYLFHSEQTENGKGRLNKRKNYEYIGRKNVFAANTPCFTSGIRGLEKGQNHIVMATDGILECDKRKFDDDQSLVEILHDGTCLQIEPVLTNVLQWKGRDCATIIGWSIDTEDRQCAN; from the coding sequence ATGTGTAAAGGTATACATTTAGCAAGAGAGAGGATGATAGCTGTGAATACATTTAAATGGATTAGTCATGAAAAGATGTATGTAGATCAAATACATGTTGAAAAATGTGGTCCTCTTTCAGTCGGCGTATATGGAGGAAATCAAGAGAGTGATGCATATGAAAGAGGAGATGCAGTGCTAGCTTGGTGGGATCCGAAATTAGAATTTGAATTTGTTATGATTTTTGATACACATCATAAAACGAAAAATATACATTATATAATAGAAGCGATTTCAGAAAGAGAAGGACAACTAAAAGAATTATTTTCATATCCAATCCATTTAGCTTTTCATCATACCCATATGTATTTATTAGCGTTATTTACAGATGAGCTATTTATCGAGAAATGTGACCAAGATGATGAGGAACTTGCATGTTTAATTTGTTTACGAAAAGGCGAGTTCTTATATTGGCTATCAGTTGGTGATTGCTTCGCGTATTTATTCCATTCAGAGCAAACGGAAAATGGAAAAGGTAGGCTAAATAAGCGTAAGAACTATGAATATATAGGAAGAAAAAATGTTTTTGCAGCGAATACCCCTTGTTTTACATCAGGGATAAGGGGATTAGAAAAAGGTCAGAATCACATTGTAATGGCAACAGATGGTATTTTAGAATGTGATAAACGAAAGTTTGATGATGATCAATCTTTAGTAGAAATATTACACGACGGAACTTGTTTACAGATTGAGCCTGTATTAACAAATGTACTTCAGTGGAAAGGTAGAGATTGTGCCACTATTATTGGATGGTCCATCGATACTGAAGATAGACAATGTGCCAATTAA
- the asnB gene encoding asparagine synthase (glutamine-hydrolyzing) → MCGITGWIDWKKDLSNQHVILEKMANSIQHRGPDAEGFWFSPRAAFAHRRLIVIDPEGGTQPKTFRAGDYTYALTYNGEIYNFRELREQLQKCGHAFETHSDTEVLLHAYLEWKEDCVQRLNGIFAFAIWDDQKQQLFLARDHLGVKPLFYTERNDSIIFGSEIKALLAHPSVPAEIDADGINEIFGLGLFRTPGCGVFKHIQEVRAGHFISFTRDKKVVKKYWNLESKVHKESTRDTSSHILSILQDTVKRQLIADVPLVCMLSGGLDSSGITALAGKEFATENKTLHTYSVDFVNSAKDFELTFARTGLDAPWVKRVSEHVGTSHHDIIVNAEELANHLFVPLRAKDLPSAGEMETSLYLLFCEMKKDATVALSGESADEVFGGYPWFHQEELLYVDKFPWLTNWKNTSSLLLSDVTTQCNPEHYINKRFHEAVLEVPTLEGESKKSAKQRQMFYLFLTRFLPFLLDRKDRMSMAVGFEVRVPFCDFRLVEYLWNVPFNIKSIDNIEKGILRRALKPALPDDVRNRRKSAYPTSQDPHYLQTIRNLTLDMCSNKNNPVFSLINHSILLAIADQSNKVVNNFEARSAMEYMLQVNEWLKTYHIHIA, encoded by the coding sequence ATGTGTGGAATTACAGGCTGGATAGATTGGAAGAAAGATCTTTCAAATCAACATGTTATTTTAGAAAAGATGGCAAATAGTATTCAGCATCGTGGTCCTGATGCTGAAGGATTTTGGTTTTCTCCTCGTGCGGCCTTTGCACACCGACGTTTAATTGTTATTGACCCAGAAGGCGGAACGCAGCCAAAAACATTTCGTGCCGGAGATTACACGTATGCTCTTACTTATAATGGAGAAATTTATAATTTTCGTGAACTGAGAGAACAACTTCAAAAATGTGGGCATGCCTTTGAAACTCACTCGGATACAGAAGTGTTACTACACGCTTATTTAGAATGGAAAGAAGACTGCGTGCAACGTTTAAATGGAATTTTCGCTTTCGCAATATGGGATGATCAGAAGCAACAATTGTTTTTAGCACGAGATCATTTAGGGGTAAAACCACTTTTTTATACAGAAAGAAATGACAGTATTATTTTCGGCTCTGAAATAAAAGCATTATTAGCTCACCCATCTGTTCCTGCTGAAATTGATGCGGATGGCATAAATGAAATATTTGGATTAGGATTATTTCGAACTCCAGGATGTGGCGTCTTTAAACATATTCAAGAAGTACGTGCTGGACATTTTATATCTTTTACACGTGATAAAAAGGTAGTTAAGAAGTATTGGAATTTAGAAAGTAAGGTCCATAAAGAATCTACCAGAGACACATCTTCACATATTTTATCTATCTTACAAGATACAGTAAAAAGACAATTAATTGCCGATGTTCCTCTTGTGTGTATGTTATCAGGCGGATTAGATTCTAGCGGTATTACTGCACTAGCGGGGAAAGAATTTGCAACGGAAAATAAAACTCTTCATACGTATTCCGTTGACTTTGTAAATAGCGCAAAAGATTTCGAGCTGACATTTGCTCGCACTGGTTTAGACGCTCCTTGGGTAAAACGTGTTTCTGAACATGTAGGGACATCGCATCATGATATTATTGTGAATGCTGAAGAATTAGCAAATCACTTATTCGTTCCCCTCCGTGCAAAAGATTTACCAAGTGCTGGCGAAATGGAAACTTCACTATATTTACTATTTTGCGAAATGAAAAAAGATGCAACCGTAGCTTTATCTGGAGAATCTGCTGATGAAGTATTCGGGGGATATCCTTGGTTTCATCAAGAAGAACTATTATATGTAGATAAGTTTCCGTGGTTAACAAACTGGAAAAACACATCTTCTCTATTATTAAGCGACGTAACAACTCAATGTAATCCTGAGCATTATATTAATAAACGATTCCATGAAGCTGTTCTTGAAGTACCTACTCTTGAAGGAGAAAGTAAAAAATCCGCGAAACAACGCCAAATGTTTTATTTATTTTTAACGAGATTTCTCCCGTTCTTACTTGACCGTAAAGACCGTATGAGTATGGCTGTAGGGTTTGAAGTTCGTGTACCATTTTGCGATTTTAGATTAGTTGAATATTTATGGAACGTTCCTTTCAACATAAAAAGTATTGATAATATTGAAAAAGGTATTTTACGTAGAGCACTGAAACCTGCTTTACCTGATGATGTGCGAAATAGAAGAAAAAGCGCTTATCCTACTTCACAAGATCCACATTATTTACAAACAATCCGTAATTTAACACTTGATATGTGCAGCAATAAAAACAATCCTGTTTTCTCACTTATTAACCATTCCATATTACTTGCAATTGCTGATCAAAGTAATAAAGTGGTTAACAATTTTGAAGCAAGAAGTGCTATGGAGTATATGCTACAAGTAAATGAATGGTTAAAAACGTATCATATTCATATCGCTTAA
- a CDS encoding sigma-70 family RNA polymerase sigma factor — protein MKSNEKNFIKRLQRQKEDALEFVVDTYLPLIKGITHKVLLPVQNDGLIEECVNDIFLSIWNNANKFHGEPSDFKKWIAAIAKFKAIDYYRKATKKVEIISDEFHISTEKSAEDELIVMEDREELLKLINQLEPLDQKVFIMKYLLGMKTEEIGDKLGLTRAAIDNRVYRGKKKLQQNATNISFGGSVI, from the coding sequence ATGAAATCAAATGAGAAAAATTTTATAAAAAGATTACAGCGACAAAAAGAAGATGCGCTAGAATTTGTTGTTGATACATACTTACCACTCATAAAGGGGATTACGCATAAAGTTCTTCTTCCAGTTCAAAATGATGGACTCATAGAGGAATGTGTAAATGATATATTTCTTTCCATTTGGAATAACGCAAATAAGTTTCATGGAGAGCCGAGTGATTTTAAAAAATGGATTGCAGCGATTGCAAAGTTTAAAGCAATTGATTATTACCGGAAAGCAACTAAAAAAGTAGAAATCATTTCAGATGAGTTTCATATAAGTACGGAAAAATCGGCAGAAGACGAATTAATCGTTATGGAAGATAGGGAAGAATTATTGAAGCTTATTAATCAATTAGAACCGTTAGATCAAAAAGTGTTCATTATGAAATATCTACTCGGTATGAAGACAGAAGAAATAGGTGACAAGTTAGGACTAACTCGAGCGGCGATAGATAATCGTGTGTATCGCGGGAAAAAGAAGCTACAACAAAATGCTACGAATATTAGTTTTGGAGGTAGTGTAATATGA
- a CDS encoding DUF4179 domain-containing protein, with translation MKDIYELLNDIDIDEKELEEIEASEIEKEKVKRNLKQSIRTKKKVKTWKKGVAAASILVGLSVATLGIGFPTYAGGLPIVGDIFRFLDNGRTGLYENYKEFSTELNMTRESNGVKVTINDAVFDGRTITITYSIESEKDLGEKPFLFGSPQVMGFNGGGGSSNVTKVGEGKYVGMTTMSGIDNDNERLDVANVWWDIEAVELDYEGNVIKGNWNFALSLKAMDSKEAKVNGVSENELIKVNIDKMEVTPMSFIVFYNQEESKALRSIWDSADVELEIKDDIGNKYAGKGNGGSSKVAEPHKSSWSATFQKLNENATKLIVTPHVNLRVHTPENHGGVEFVDGKEKKIEVPKKEAKKKDIVLDDIVIDLKK, from the coding sequence ATGAAAGATATTTATGAACTATTAAATGATATTGATATAGATGAAAAAGAACTTGAGGAAATTGAGGCTTCTGAAATTGAAAAAGAAAAAGTGAAGCGTAATTTAAAACAATCTATACGTACGAAGAAAAAGGTGAAAACTTGGAAAAAAGGTGTCGCTGCTGCATCTATTTTAGTAGGATTATCAGTTGCAACGCTCGGTATCGGATTTCCTACATATGCTGGGGGATTGCCAATTGTAGGTGACATATTCCGCTTTTTAGATAACGGTAGAACAGGATTATATGAAAATTATAAAGAGTTTTCGACTGAATTGAATATGACGAGAGAGAGTAATGGGGTTAAGGTTACAATTAATGATGCTGTTTTTGATGGGAGAACAATTACAATCACATATTCTATTGAGAGTGAAAAAGATTTAGGAGAGAAACCGTTCCTATTTGGAAGTCCGCAAGTTATGGGCTTTAATGGCGGGGGAGGTAGTTCGAACGTTACAAAAGTTGGAGAGGGAAAATATGTAGGTATGACCACTATGAGTGGTATCGATAATGATAATGAAAGGCTAGATGTTGCAAATGTTTGGTGGGATATAGAAGCAGTTGAGTTGGATTATGAAGGTAATGTAATAAAGGGGAACTGGAATTTCGCACTTAGTTTAAAAGCAATGGATAGTAAGGAAGCAAAGGTTAATGGGGTTTCTGAAAATGAATTAATAAAAGTAAATATAGACAAAATGGAAGTAACCCCGATGTCCTTTATCGTTTTTTACAATCAAGAAGAATCTAAGGCATTAAGAAGTATATGGGATAGCGCTGATGTGGAATTAGAAATAAAAGATGATATAGGAAATAAATATGCAGGTAAAGGAAATGGTGGAAGCAGTAAAGTAGCAGAACCGCATAAAAGTAGTTGGAGTGCTACATTCCAAAAATTAAACGAAAATGCTACAAAGCTTATTGTCACACCTCACGTGAACTTGCGAGTTCATACACCTGAAAATCATGGTGGAGTAGAGTTTGTTGATGGGAAAGAGAAGAAAATTGAAGTGCCGAAAAAAGAGGCGAAAAAGAAAGATATTGTGTTAGATGATATTGTGATTGATTTAAAGAAATAA
- a CDS encoding glycosyl hydrolase, whose translation MKRLFLCMERELVVIKEQDGNYETTYHLQNMQPTCIAVDPFQKNRVYCGTFGRGLWLSDDGGDSWRPIGDSYRYFDFPKEDGILHSSITSITISPNEQVNGYGVVYVGTEPSALFRSENGGVTWTELKNMKSLLSSYTWAFPPRPFTHHVRWITIDPNDQRAIHVSIEAGAVIQSNDKGHTWIDKKFGAPIDAHQLLMHPEAPNRLYASCGDGFMGGPDRAYLESYNSGNSWISCSEGLEHHYLYSMAIDPADCNTILVSAAPSADLAHHRIPYESYIYRKTKDTPFEQVQQGLPSAIGTVISMFATNPAEPHTFYTLNNNGLFQSVNSGETWEQLNIPWKEEYKTQHPHALLVTNS comes from the coding sequence ATGAAACGTTTATTTCTCTGTATGGAGCGTGAACTTGTTGTAATAAAAGAACAAGATGGTAACTACGAAACGACTTACCACTTACAAAATATGCAGCCTACTTGTATTGCAGTTGATCCATTTCAAAAGAATCGTGTATATTGTGGAACATTTGGACGAGGTCTATGGTTAAGCGATGATGGTGGGGATTCATGGAGACCAATTGGAGATTCTTATCGTTACTTTGACTTTCCGAAAGAAGACGGTATTTTACATTCTTCAATCACTTCCATTACGATAAGCCCTAATGAACAAGTTAACGGATATGGAGTCGTTTATGTAGGTACAGAACCTAGTGCTTTATTTCGTTCAGAAAATGGCGGTGTAACGTGGACTGAACTTAAAAATATGAAATCATTATTATCTTCTTATACGTGGGCTTTCCCGCCTAGACCTTTTACCCATCACGTACGCTGGATTACAATTGATCCAAACGATCAACGTGCAATCCACGTTTCAATCGAAGCTGGTGCTGTTATTCAAAGTAACGATAAAGGGCATACATGGATTGATAAAAAATTCGGTGCCCCTATCGATGCTCATCAATTACTCATGCACCCTGAAGCCCCAAATCGCCTTTATGCATCATGTGGTGATGGGTTTATGGGCGGACCTGATCGTGCCTATCTTGAAAGTTATAACAGTGGAAACAGCTGGATTTCATGTAGTGAAGGACTTGAACATCATTATTTATACAGCATGGCTATCGATCCAGCTGATTGTAATACAATTCTCGTTTCTGCCGCACCGAGTGCTGATCTCGCTCATCACCGTATTCCTTATGAATCTTATATTTATCGAAAAACGAAAGATACTCCTTTCGAGCAAGTACAGCAAGGACTACCTTCTGCAATCGGTACAGTCATTTCAATGTTTGCTACAAACCCAGCAGAACCGCATACATTTTACACTTTAAATAATAATGGCTTGTTTCAATCCGTTAACAGCGGAGAAACTTGGGAACAATTAAACATTCCATGGAAAGAGGAATATAAAACTCAGCATCCTCATGCGTTACTCGTTACTAATTCTTAA
- a CDS encoding cation diffusion facilitator family transporter, producing MGNSHDHGHSKNKKALLIAFLLTTSFMIAEVIGGFVTNSLALLSDAGHMLSDAVSLALSLLAFKLGEKTATTAKTYGYKRVEMLAALCNGVVLIVISVYIFIEAIRRFKEPVEIASNGMLIIAVLGLLINILSAWILMRAGDVKGNLNLRSAFLHVLGDLLGSVGAIIAALLIKFFDWNAADAVASILVSILVIISGWRVTRDTVHILMEGAPQHIDAEEVKNTLLNITIVKEVHDLHIWSVTSDFQVLTCHLIIKGNETQSVLKEATDVLKEKFHVEHVTIQVEIEGEFNHSETTCKV from the coding sequence ATGGGAAACTCACATGATCACGGTCATTCAAAAAATAAAAAGGCGTTACTAATTGCCTTCCTATTAACGACCAGCTTTATGATTGCTGAAGTTATTGGTGGGTTTGTAACGAATAGTTTAGCACTATTATCTGACGCGGGGCATATGTTAAGTGATGCAGTATCTCTCGCTTTAAGCTTACTTGCCTTCAAGCTTGGAGAGAAGACAGCAACGACTGCAAAAACATACGGGTATAAGCGTGTCGAAATGTTAGCGGCATTATGTAACGGTGTCGTTCTTATTGTCATTTCAGTATATATTTTTATTGAAGCAATTCGTCGTTTTAAAGAGCCAGTGGAGATTGCTAGTAATGGAATGCTCATTATTGCTGTACTTGGTTTGCTTATTAATATTTTATCAGCTTGGATATTAATGAGAGCCGGAGATGTGAAAGGGAATTTGAATTTAAGAAGTGCTTTCTTACACGTACTAGGCGATTTATTAGGTTCAGTCGGAGCAATTATTGCTGCGTTGCTTATTAAATTTTTTGATTGGAATGCCGCAGATGCGGTTGCTAGTATTCTTGTGTCAATTTTAGTTATTATAAGTGGATGGCGTGTAACACGTGATACAGTTCATATATTAATGGAAGGCGCACCACAGCACATAGATGCTGAAGAGGTGAAAAATACATTATTAAATATTACTATTGTAAAAGAAGTTCATGATTTACATATATGGTCCGTAACATCAGATTTTCAAGTACTAACTTGCCATCTTATTATTAAAGGTAATGAAACGCAAAGTGTATTGAAAGAAGCAACGGATGTATTAAAGGAAAAATTTCATGTAGAACATGTCACCATTCAAGTTGAAATTGAGGGTGAATTTAACCATAGTGAGACAACTTGCAAAGTATGA
- the fbpA gene encoding Fur-regulated basic protein FbpA, translating into MSSQLRFAVENRKRHLIDELIGAGVFKIRERQLYELSLEELEKEYEYIEEFADIQA; encoded by the coding sequence ATGAGTAGTCAACTCCGTTTTGCTGTTGAAAATCGTAAGAGGCATTTAATTGATGAGTTAATTGGAGCAGGTGTGTTTAAGATTCGCGAACGACAATTATACGAGCTGTCTTTAGAGGAATTGGAAAAAGAGTACGAGTATATTGAAGAATTTGCAGACATTCAGGCATAG